The following coding sequences are from one Panicum hallii strain FIL2 chromosome 5, PHallii_v3.1, whole genome shotgun sequence window:
- the LOC112892394 gene encoding receptor like protein 29, whose translation MVPASAALLLTLLLPMAAAAAAAAMDPAERETLFRVMEAVSSDRDWRVESPDPCGAPWPGLECKPAGGSTGDAAAARMHVTRLDFGVEPNPTCKDAAAFPPEAFSLPHLQSLFFVDCFTNPAATTALALPAPANLSASGLQQLSIRANPALSGTVPPALATLRSLQVLTISQNALVRGGIPPGIGDLTSLVRLDLSYNSLSGPVPSQIGQLKSLVGLDLSYNSLSGAIPGRIGELRQLQKLDLSSNNLTGGVPDTVANLTSLTFLALSNNGLIGHFPPGISGLRNLQYLIMDNNPMGGPLPSELGGLARLQELRLAGSGYSGPIPEAFGQLSSLTTLSLQDNNLTGPIPAALSRLGRMYHLNLSNNALGGAVPFDGAFLRRLGGNLDLSGNSGLCLDDRSVLRGVGVGACRGGAGGGVTSSATGRGLMAARGSHSQDSLLLGLLGPACVAVSCLFALNGHAPY comes from the coding sequence ATGGTGCCAGCCTCCGCTGCCCTGCTGCTGACCCTGCTGCTCCCgatggcggccgcggcggcggcggcggccatggaccCTGCCGAGAGGGAGACGCTCTTCCGCGTCATGGAGGCCGTGTCCTCCGACCGGGACTGGCGCGTCGAGAGCCCCGACCCGTGCGGCGCCCCGTGGCCGGGGCTCGAGTGCAAGCCGGCCGGCGGCAGCACGggcgacgccgcggcggcgcgcatgCACGTCACGCGGCTGGACTTCGGCGTGGAGCCCAACCCGACGTGCAAGGACGCGGCGGCCTTCCCGCCCGAGGCGTTCTCCCTGCCCCACCTCCAGTCCCTCTTCTTCGTCGACTGCTTCACCAACCCGGCGGCCACCACGGCGCTCGCCCTGCCGGCGCCCGCCAACCTCTCGGCCTCCGGCCTGCAGCAGCTCAGCATCCGGGCCAACCCGGCGCTGTCCGGCACGGTGCCGCCGGCGCTGGCCACCCTCCGGTCCCTCCAGGTGCTCACCATCTCCCAGAACGCGCTGGTCCGTGGCGGAATCCCGCCGGGCATCGGGGACCTCACGTCGCTGGTGCGGCTCGACCTCAGCTACAATTCGCTCTCCGGGCCGGTGCCCAGCCAGATTGGCCAGCTGAAGAGCTTGGTCGGCCTGGACCTGAGCTACAACTCGCTGTCCGGCGCCATCCCGGGGCGGATCGGCGAGCTGCGGCAGCTGCAGAAGCTGGACCTCAGCTCAAACAACCTCACCGGTGGCGTCCCGGACACCGTCGCCAACCTGACCTCGCTCACCTTCCTGGCGCTCAGTAACAACGGCCTGATCGGCCATTTCCCCCCGGGCATCTCCGGGCTGCGGAACCTCCAGTACCTGATCATGGACAACAACCCGATGGGCGGCCCGCTGCCCTCCGAGCTCGGCGGCCTCGCCCGCCTCCAGGAGCTCCGGCTGGCCGGCTCCGGCTACTCGGGGCCGATACCGGAGGCGTTCGGCCAGCTCTCGAGCCTGACGACGCTCTCGCTGCAGGACAACAACCTGACGGGGCCGATCCCGGCGGCGCTGAGCCGGCTGGGCAGGATGTACCACCTCAACCTGAGCAACAACGCGCTGGGCGGGGCCGTGCCGTTCGACGGCGCGTTCctgcggcggctcggcgggaACCTCGACCTGAGCGGCAACTCCGGGCTGTGCCTCGACGACCGGAGCGTGCTGCggggcgtcggcgtcggcgcctgccgcggcggcgccggcggtggcgtcACGTCGTCGGCTACGGGAAGAGGTTTGATGGCGGCGAGGGGTTCCCACTCCCAGGACAGCCTCCTGTTGGGGCTGCTCGGCCCAGCGTGCGTGGCCGTGTCCTGCCTTTTTGCCCTCAACGGGCACGCGCCATATTGA
- the LOC112893910 gene encoding protein VTE6, chloroplastic: MACSLLPLHAPLSSRPAPRTLPVFPRGTRVLRHRPPPPLLPPPRALPDIAAGAASGIRDALADAFLASPPTWRSAAASNFAVFVAGSPVLLSGLSASGFAAAYLLGTLTWRAFGPPGFLLVVAYFVVGTAVTKLKIKQKEAQGVAEKRGGRRGPGSVIGSSAAGCACALLSIYHVGGTAFSELWRLGFVASFCTKLSDTVSSEIGKAFGRTTYLVTTFKVVPRGTEGAVSIEGTLAGILASVFLASVGYLLGQVGVSQVAVCLVASQIANYGESYIGATLQDKEGFEWLNNDIVNVLNISIGAILAVLMQKLLVSWSS, encoded by the exons ATGGCGTGCTCGCTCCTCCCGCTCCACGCCCCCCTCTCCTCCCGCCCCGCGCCCAGAACCCTCCCAGTCTTCCCTCGAGGGACCAGGGTTCTGCGCCACCGTCCCCCGCCCCCGCTCCTCCCTCCGCCGCGAGCGCTCCCGGACATTGCCGCGGGGGCCGCGTCGGGAATTCGTGACGCGCTCGCGGACGCCTTCCTGGCGTCGCCGCCGACGTGGCGGTCCGCCGCGGCCAGCAACTTCGCCGTCTTCGTCGCCGGGTCGCCTGTACTCCTCTCCGGCCTCTCCGCCTCGGGCTTCGCCGCCGCATACCTCCTTGGTACCCTGACGTGGCGCGCGTTTGGGCCCCCGGGGTtcctcctcgtcgtcgcctACTTCGTCGTG GGCACAGCAGTAACTAAGTTGAAGATAAAACAGAAGGAAGCACAGGGAGTGGCTGAGAaaagaggaggaaggagagggcCTGGAAGTGTTATTGGTTCGAGTGCTGCCGGTTGTGCCTGTGCTCTACTGTCAATATATCATGTTGGTGGTACAGCATTCTCTGAGCTCTGGAGACTTGGCTTTGTTGCCAGTTTCTGTACTAAACTAAGTGATACAGTTTCCAGTGAAATAGGAAAGGCTTTTGGAAGAACAAC GTATCTGGTGACAACATTTAAGGTTGTTCCAAGAGGTACAGAAGGTGCAGTCAGTATTGAGGGTACTCTTGCAGGAATTCTAGCGTCTGTGTTTCTTGCAAGTGTTGGTTATCTTCTAGGGCAG GTGGGTGTATCACAAGTCGCAGTATGCCTTGTTGCATCCCAGATTGCAAATTATGGTGAGAGTTATATTGGGGCGACATTGCAAGATAAGGAAGGTTTTGAATGG CTGAATAACGATATTGTCAATGTACTGAATATCTCCATTGGTGCCATATTGGCTGTTCTAATGCAGAAGTTGCTCGTGAGTTGGAGCTCTTGA
- the LOC112894901 gene encoding oil body-associated protein 2B has translation MSSSDQKPAAAPASGAAEPSPPGRPTAVSSQVLDMGAQMVQALKPVRQMKLHACSFALYAHDLRRQMEVHHFLSRLNQDVVQCAVYDSDKPSARLIGVEYIVSDTIFEGLPPEEQRLWHSHAYEVKAGLWTAVGVPEALQSSEMASLARTYGKFWCTWQVDRGDALPLGAPALMVSPQAAEPGRARGDLVRGRDERYGVDSSAGGLKAARVEMEEPEWINPNADYWRLHGKGFAVDVVQAEMKRHAPFP, from the exons ATGTCCTCTAGCGATCAgaagccggccgccgcgcccgcgtcGGGCGccgccgagccgtcgccgccgggcAGGCCGACGGCGGTGTCGTCGCAGGTCCTGGACATGGGCGCGCAGATGGTGCAGGCGCTGAAGCCGGTGCGGCAGATGAAGCTGCACGCGTGCAGCTTCGCGCTCTACGCCCACGACCTGCGCCGCCAGATGGAGGTCCACCACTTCCTCTCCCGGCTCAACCAGGACGTCGTCCAGTGCGCCGTCTACGACTCCGACAAGCCCTCGGCCCGCCTCATCg GCGTGGAGTACATCGTGTCGGACACCATCTTCGAGGGCCTGCCGCCGGAGGAGCAGAGGCTGTGGCACTCGCACGCGTACGAGGTGAAGGCCGGGCTGTGGACCGCCGTgggcgtgccggaggcgctgcagAGCTCGGAGATGGCGAGCCTCGCCAGGACGTACGGCAAGTTCTGGTGCACGTGGCAGGTGGACCGCGGCGACGCGCTGCCGCTcggcgcgccggcgctgatgGTGTCGCCGCAGGCCGCGGAGCCGGGGCGAGCGCGCGGCGACCTGGTGCGCGGCCGCGACGAGAGGTACGGGGTGGACAGCTCGGCGGGGGGGCTCAAGGCGGCCAGGGTGGAGATGGAGGAGCCGGAGTGGATCAACCCCAACGCCGACTACTGGCGGCTGCACGGCAAGGGCTTCGCGGTGGACGTCGTCCAGGCCGAGATGAAGCGCCACGCGCCCTTCCCGtga
- the LOC112892027 gene encoding uncharacterized protein LOC112892027 translates to MAQANAAEPFSIRGFATRMRAVDTAKCYPFGGGCWAEGEPPPPPLPPMDPKPPSRWWKHELAAARARLSAGAKGGEPAAARGEGGGPRKGTKRKGFRSGSAAERAKKQRRLLQFRSFLKNKEKTCKPQSTSRLHQHMLHMALLRKHRSSIVHTRAELGSRKKLDEAWDCMLPHENSAKRRSRERMDPCNEMQSNLFGRKEPNSSVNKQGIEVNGATNYPTNTGCEVVKHATGPKDDIFGDLPLLELENSKTMFRTGVDELPTVIEESFITSQSEADSIPEAVPLRLIDASDITARTPSPLEDLVKSEVSLDNEPAFVSHNDGTGSHPAIFGIDCVPHHKNISVVKPGLGDTQLKFNGSTLSSHSDLRSKCGSSDPLQGCFDANKNCHQEIKKHGTSSTTISPAMRTRTEATKYKDVSIKGRKSTDISAVVALPAPMNHLSSQVSVLPSAVSQGVFNTRTNTNDMSSIRSMPAKEFIPSTRPSGNFRSNVDPCAPLSKECVPSTRPSGNFRSNVDPCVPLSTDKQGSWYSKLHPVCSPANIGMAFMKLPGLERMEISNCNVEIGENKFRSAQSMNTVRYQKQQLVSGMTNVMQCQKKIGRSNSQVGKTILDACPAQGNHHLQQPTVRLMGKTVSVCNHSKDHNVPTMGKMSPANVPIEANYHSTTSCQLPQKRSFPYQDSVVSRVHLNDSSDFSARIPNNSVSGQNTNFSCLHNQRLQPNNTASSTIKDSTWNFGSQFVRQAELNNSSMVSANSKIRHVELHQPPHRMSIPQNQQSHLWASESHMSRKDHSFVGSAADQCSPVPQSLIKASMKEKYQKSALLSYEDPSSMPIPQPYQIPGENLSSAPAISFLGYGADNSLSRSSSPGLSLSLTTGLANKSVSTGRPTYTGNLTNTDGRKVAGFADPISKGPAYTDNVSQQPAMRQLVTDRHDFTSMGLNIVNHSPGWSLSDAVGPRVLDFSKRIARDVQTARNESNSSRASSGPVPPVESRLRVGVVAGANTMLRQGQNLNDHSKLLYSTKFSVDNGINSVVL, encoded by the exons ATGGCCCAGGCCAACGCCGCCGAGCCATTCTCGATACG GGGGTTCGCCACGAGGATGCGGGCCGTGGACACGGCCAAGTGCTACCCGttcggcggcggctgctgggcGGAgggggagccgccgccgccgccgcttccgccGATGGACCCGAAGCCGCCGTCCCGGTGGTGGAAGCAcgagctggcggcggcgcgggcccggCTTTCGGCAGGCGCCAAGGGCGGAGAGCCCGCGGCAGCCCGCGGCGAGGGTGGCGGTCCGCGGAAGGGGACCAAGAGGAAGGGATTCCGCTCGGGTTCCGCGGCCGAGAGGGCCAAGAAACAGCGGCGCTTACTTCAATTTAGGTCCTTTCTGAAGAACAAG GAGAAAACTTGTAAGCCTCAGTCAACATCTCGTTTACATCAACACATGTTGCATATGGCATTGTTGAGAAAACATAGAAGTTCTATTGTTCATACAAGGGCAGAACTTGGATCAAGGAAGAAACTGGATGAGGCATGGGATTGCATGCTACCCCATGAAAACAGTGCGAAAAGACGAAGCAGAGAAAGAATGGACCCTTGTAATGAAATGCAAAGTAACCTTTTTGGGAGAAAGGAACCGAATTCCTCTGTAAATAAGCAAGGCATAGAGGTCAATGGGGCAACCAATTATCCTACAAATACTGGCTGCGAAGTGGTGAAACATGCTACAGGCCCCAAAGATGATATTTTTGGAGATCTCCCACTCCTGGAACTGGAAAACTCCAAGACTATGTTTAGGACGGGTGTTGATGAACTTCCAACTGTTATAGAAGAATCGTTTATAACAAGTCAAAGTGAAGCAGATTCTATACCAGAAGCTGTACCCTTGAGACTGATAGATGCATCTGACATCACTGCTCGGACGCCGTCTCCTCTTGAAGACTTGGTGAAAAGTGAAGTTAGTCTTGACAATGAGCCAGCATTCGTCTCTCACAATGATGGGACAGGAAGTCACCCTGCCATTTTTGGGATTGATTGTGTGCCACATCATAAGAATATCAGTGTGGTGAAACCAGGTCTTGGTGATACACAGTTGAAATTTAACGGGTCGACCTTAAGTTCTCATTCTGACCTGAGGTCAAAATGTGGTTCTAGTGACCCTCTCCAGGGTTGTTTTGATGCGAACAAAAATTGCCACCAGGAAATAAAGAAACATGGTACAAGTTCTACTACCATTTCACCAGCCATGAGAACCAGAACTGAAGCAACTAAATATAAAGATGTGTCAATTAAGGGTAGGAAGAGTACTGATATCTCTGCAGTGGTCGCACTACCTGCACCCATGAACCATCTTTCGTCTCAAGTCAGTGTGTTGCCCTCTGCAGTATCACAAGGGGTTTTCAATACAAGAACCAATACAAATGACATGTCTTCTATCAGAAGTATGCCTGCCAAGGAATTCATCCCATCTACCAGACCTTCTGGTAACTTCAGAAGTAATGTTGATCCATGTGCACCACTGTCCAAGGAATGCGTCCCATCGACCAGACCTTCTGGTAACTTCAGAAGCAATGTCGATCCATGTGTGCCACTGTCAACAGATAAACAGGGGAGCTGGTACTCAAAACTTCACCCAGTTTGCAGTCCTGCTAACATTGGAATGGCTTTTATGAAGCTGCCTGGCCTTGAAAGAATGGAGATCTCAAACTGCAATGTAGAGATAGGTGAAAACAAATTTAGGAGCGCACAATCGATGAACACAGTAAGATACCAGAAACAACAGTTGGTTAGTGGCATGACCAATGTGATGCAGTGTCAGAAAAAGATCGGTCGAAGCAACTCTCAAGTTGGGAAAACAATTCTGGATGCTTGTCCGGCCCAaggtaatcatcatctgcaGCAACCCACTGTGCGTTTGATGGGTAAGACTGTCTCAGTTTGTAACCATAGCAAGGACCATAATGTACCAACCATGGGGAAAATGAGTCCAGCAAATGTCCCCATTGAAGCAAATTACCACTCCACAACGTCATGTCAGTTACCCCAGAAGAGATCATTCCCTTATCAGGATTCTGTGGTATCAAGAGTGCATCTTAATGATTCTTCAGATTTTTCAGCAAGGATTCCTAACAATAGTGTGTCAGGGCAAAATACTAATTTCAGTTGTCTCCATAACCAAAGGCTGCAACCAAACAATACTGCTTCTTCAACCATAAAAGATAGCACTTGGAATTTTGGTAGTCAGTTTGTTCGTCAAGCTGAACTCAATAATTCATCTATGGTCAGCGCCAACTCCAAGATCAGGCATGTAGAGTTACATCAACCACCTCATCGGATGAGCATTCCTCAGAATCAGCAGTCTCATTTGTGGGCTTCTGAATCACACATGAGTAGGAAAGATCATAGTTTCGTGGGCTCAGCAGCAGATCAATGTTCTCCTGTTCCACAATCGTTGATAAAGGCAAGCATGAAGGAAAAGTATCAGAAATCGGCTTTGTTGTCCTACGAAGATCCTAGCTCCATGCCTATCCCCCAACCCTACCAGATACCTGGGGAAAATTTATCTTCTGCACCCGCCATATCCTTTCTTGGCTACGGCGCGGATAATTCTTTGTCCAGAAGCTCGTCTCCTGGACTGAGTCTTTCTCTTACAACAGGTTTGGCAAATAAGTCTGTTTCAACAGGCAGACCAACTTATACGGGCAATCTTACAAACACAGATGGTAGGAAGGTTGCTGGCTTTGCTGATCCGATAAGCAAGGGACCAGCTTATACAGATAATGTTTCACAACAACCTGCAATGAGACAACTTGTTACAGATAGACATGATTTTACTTCTATGGGCCTAAACATTGTGAACCATTCACCTGGCTGGTCACTTAGTGATGCAGTTGGTCCTCGCGTACTTGATTTTAGTAAAAGAATAGCGAGGGATGTGCAGACAGCAAGAAATGAAAGCAACAGTTCAAGGGCCAGTTCAGGTCCAGTTCCACCTGTCGAATCAAGGTTGAGGGTTGGGGTGGTTGCAGGAGCCAATACCATGTTGAGGCAGGGTCAAAACCTGAACGATCATTCCAAACTGCTATATTCCACCAAATTTTCAGTCGATAATGGTATCAATTCAGTTGTATTATAG
- the LOC112894028 gene encoding HVA22-like protein f translates to MGVLGALARNLDALVGPGVMLLYPLYASMRAIESPSSLDDQQWLTYWVLYSLITLFELSCWKVLQWFPLWPYMKLLFCCWLVLPIFNGAAYIYEAHVRRYFKIGNYVSPYYNERQRRVLQMMSLDARKSVERFIETHGPDALDKIIRAAEEEAKRT, encoded by the exons ATGGGTGTTCTTGGTGCCCTTGCTAGAAATCTGGATGCCCTTGTTGG GCCAGGGGTCATGCTCCTTTATCCTCT CTACGCGTCGATGCGCGCGATAGAGAGCCCTTCCTCCCTGGACGATCAGCAGTGGCTCACCTACTGGGTCCTCTACTCCCTGATCACCCTCTTCGAGCTCTCCTGCTGGAAAGTCCTGCAGTG gtTCCCGCTGTGGCCGTACATGAAGCTGCTCTTCTGCTGCTGGCTGGTGCTGCCCATCTTCAACGGCGCGGCCTACATCTACGAGGCTCACGTCCGGCGCTACTTCAAGATCGGCAACTACGTGAGCCCCTACTACAACGAGCGCCAGCGCCGGGTGCTGCAGATGATGAGCCTCGACGCGCGCAAGTCCGTCGAGCGCTTCATCGAGACGCACGGGCCCGACGCGCTCGACAAGATCATCCGGGCC GCTGAAGAGGAAGCGAAGAGGACCTAG
- the LOC112894027 gene encoding GDSL esterase/lipase At5g45670 produces the protein MEARRLLWLAAAVCWAVAVARCDPQVPCYFIFGDSLVDNGNNNYIVSLARANYPPYGIDFAGGPSGRFTNGLTTVDVIAQLLGFDDFIPPFAATSGDQLLGGANFASAAAGIRAETGQQLGGRIPFAGQVQNYQTAVATLVSILGDQDTASDHLSRCIFSVGLGSNDYLNNYFMPAFYNTGSRFTPEQFADALIADYRRYLQVLYNYGARKVVMIGVGQVGCSPNELARYSADGATCVGRIDGAIQMFNRRLVGLVDEFNALPGAHFTFINAYNIFADILANAASYGFTVTNAGCCGVGRNNGQVTCLPYQAPCANRDQHIFWDAFHPSEAANIIVGRRSYRAQSPNDVYPMDISTLASI, from the exons ATGGAGGCGAGGCGGCTGCtgtggctggcggcggcggtgtgctgggcggtggcggtggcgcggtGCGACCCGCAGGTGCCGTGCTACTTCATCTTCGGCGACTCGCTCGTGGACAACGGCAACAACAACTACATCGTGTCGCTGGCGCGCGCCAACTACCCGCCCTACGGCATCGACTTCGCCGGAGGCCCGTCGGGGCGCTTCACCAACGGGCTCACCACCGTCGACGTCATCG CTCAACTCCTGGGTTTCGACGACTTCATCCCGCCGTTCGCGGCCACgagcggcgaccagctcctCGGCGGCGCCAACTTCGCGTCCGCCGCGGCCGGGATCCGCGCCGAGACCGGGCAGCAGCTGGGCGGGCGGATCCCGTTCGCGGGGCAGGTGCAGAACTACCAGACGGCGGTGGCGACGCTGGTGAGCATCCTGGGCGACCAGGACACGGCGTCGGACCACCTGAGCCGCTGCATCTTCAGCGTCGGCTTGGGCAGCAACGACTACCTCAACAACTACTTCATGCCGGCCTTCTACAACACGGGCAGCCGCTTCACGCCGGAGCAGTTCGCCGACGCGCTCATCGCCGACTACCGCCGCTACCTGCAGGTGCTCTACAACTACGGCGCGCGCAAGGTGGTGATGATCGGGGTGGGGCAGGTCGGGTGCAGCCCCAACGAGCTGGCCCGCTACAGCGCCGACGGCGCCACCTGCGTCGGCCGCATCGACGGCGCCATCCAGATGTTCAACCGCCGCCTCGTCGGCCTCGTCGACGAGTTCAACGCGCTCCCCGGCGCGCACTTCACCTTCATCAACGCCTACAACATCTTCGCCGACATCCTCGCCAACGCCGCATCCTACG GGTTCACGGTGACGAACGCGGGGTGCTGCGGGGTGGGCAGGAACAACGGGCAGGTGACGTGCCTGCCGTACCAGGCGCCGTGCGCCAACAGGGACCAGCACATATTCTGGGACGCCTTCCACCCGTCGGAGGCGGCCAACATCATCGTCGGCCGGCGATCCTACCGCGCCCAGTCGCCCAACGACGTCTACCCTATGGACATCAGCACGCTCGCGTCCATCTGA